One window of Acidimicrobiales bacterium genomic DNA carries:
- a CDS encoding DEAD/DEAH box helicase — MPSDPALAAFSEPVRAWFSTTFAEPTPPQAQGWPAVAEGAHTLVLAPTGSGKTLAAFLWGLDRLVTEPVPEDRERRTRLVYVSPLRALAVDVEKNLRSPLAGIALAAERLGHPFTLPTVAMRTGDTPADERRRMLRHPPDLLITTPESLYLMLTSQARETLRGVEAVIIDEIHAVAPTKRGAHLSLTLERLDAVTDRPVQRIGLSATQRPLDEIARFLGGHDGATGRPRPVTIVDAGVRKPLEIEVVVPVEDMGALGEELAEPVSGPAAAGPVRRSIWPSMHPRLLDLVEQHRSTIIFVNARRLAERLAARLNELHVEGSNRAGENQGTGAADGDELVMAHHGSLSRERRLMIEDRLKRGELKGLVATSSLELGIDMGAVDLVVQVESPGAVSRGLQRVGRAGHQVGEPSRGTFFPKHRNDLIETAVVVDRMQQGLIEHTRYPRNPLDVLAQQIVAMVAMDDWTVTDLTRLVRSSANFAELGDDVMANVLDLLAGRYPSEEFAELRPRVVWDRIDEVVRARAGAQRLAVTSGGTIVDRGLFGVFLPDGTRVGELDEEMVYESRPGETFLLGASTWRIEDITHERVVVTPAPGQPGKMPFWHGDGPGRPLELGRALGAFVRTVRSLPVDEATAVLHERHRLDPLAASNLLAYLDEQAEACDGVVPDDRTVVVERFRDEIGDWRVCVHTPFGAQVHAPWGMALQARLAERWGVDVELLWSDDGIVLRLPEAIDTFPVDELSIDPAEIDELVIAQLPQTAMFAGRFRECAARALLLPRRRPDRRTPLWQQRQRAADLLTVAVRYPDFPILLETTRECLNDVFDLPALREVLTDLRSRKVKVVAVDTPKASPFAQSLLFGWIAVYMYGGDAPLAERRAAALALDRDLLRELLGAEELRDLLDPAVLADLELELQRLTDGRRARDADEAHDLLRVLGPLSRWEVEARSDPADGRGEAAVGEWLAELVETRRAIVVTVAGEERLAATEDAARLRDALGVALPPGLPAAFTDPVADPLGDLVARFARTHGPFVTHQVAGRYGTSGDRVGAVLERLEAEGRVVRGEFRPDGVEREWVDDDVLRQLRRRSLAALRQEVEPVEGAALARFLPSWQGVGSTRRGLDALVDAVGVLQGAPVPASVLETDVLRSRVPDYRPADLDALMTAGDVVWVGAGAVGAADGRVRLLFRDQAGLLVPVPDPMTVGVSGGDAGDDGDADDDADPARAVRAALHAHLRDRGASFWPDLAAASQAAGQPYDDPTLLHALWELVWAGLVTNDSLGPLRALVASGGRRTAGGTRRPARGGRRAAGHLAARRPNLGRPSPGSLDRLGPPAGAGRWSLVEPLLAPTPSPTEMAHATALQLLERHGVLTREAVLAEGVDGGFAAVYSVLKALEERGQVRRGYFVSGLGAAQFALPGAVDRLRSAREAAEGDLVAVALAATDPAQPYGATLPWPASVGRPARAAGAFVVLAAGEAVVHLERGGRSLTSFPAAHHRSHWADALVALVKDGRLGRLEITRIDGEPANESPLADVLRAAGFADGYRGLTLRAR; from the coding sequence GTGCCGTCGGATCCCGCGCTCGCCGCGTTCTCCGAACCGGTCCGCGCCTGGTTCTCCACCACCTTCGCCGAGCCCACCCCGCCCCAGGCCCAGGGCTGGCCGGCCGTCGCCGAGGGCGCCCACACGTTGGTCCTGGCCCCCACCGGCTCGGGCAAGACCCTCGCCGCGTTCCTGTGGGGCCTCGACCGGCTCGTGACCGAGCCCGTGCCCGAGGACCGCGAGCGCCGCACCCGGCTGGTCTACGTGTCGCCGCTGCGGGCCCTCGCCGTCGACGTCGAGAAGAACCTGCGCAGCCCCCTGGCCGGCATCGCCCTCGCCGCCGAACGGCTCGGCCACCCCTTCACCCTCCCCACGGTCGCCATGCGCACCGGCGACACGCCCGCCGACGAGCGGCGCCGCATGCTGCGCCACCCGCCCGACCTGCTGATCACCACCCCCGAGTCGCTGTACCTGATGCTCACCTCCCAGGCCCGCGAGACCCTCCGCGGCGTCGAGGCGGTGATCATCGACGAGATCCACGCCGTGGCCCCCACCAAGCGGGGGGCGCACCTGTCGCTCACGCTGGAGCGACTCGACGCCGTCACCGACCGCCCGGTGCAGCGCATCGGGCTCTCGGCCACGCAACGCCCGCTCGACGAGATCGCCCGCTTCCTCGGGGGCCACGACGGCGCCACCGGACGTCCCCGCCCGGTGACCATCGTCGACGCCGGGGTGCGCAAACCCCTCGAGATCGAGGTGGTGGTGCCCGTCGAGGACATGGGGGCCCTCGGAGAGGAGCTCGCCGAACCGGTGAGCGGACCCGCCGCCGCAGGCCCGGTGCGCCGCAGCATCTGGCCGTCGATGCACCCCCGGCTCCTCGACCTGGTCGAGCAGCACCGCAGCACCATCATCTTCGTCAACGCCCGCCGTCTGGCCGAGCGCCTGGCCGCCCGACTCAACGAGTTGCACGTCGAGGGGTCCAACCGTGCCGGGGAGAACCAGGGCACGGGCGCGGCCGACGGCGACGAGCTGGTGATGGCGCACCACGGGTCGCTGAGCCGGGAACGACGGCTGATGATCGAGGACCGCCTCAAGCGCGGCGAGCTCAAGGGCCTGGTGGCCACCAGCTCGCTCGAGCTGGGCATCGACATGGGAGCGGTCGACCTGGTGGTGCAGGTCGAGTCGCCGGGGGCCGTCAGCCGCGGCCTGCAGCGGGTGGGCCGGGCCGGTCACCAGGTCGGCGAACCCAGTCGGGGCACGTTCTTCCCCAAGCACCGCAACGACCTCATCGAGACGGCGGTCGTCGTCGACCGCATGCAACAGGGGCTCATCGAGCACACCCGCTACCCCCGCAACCCGCTCGACGTGCTCGCCCAGCAGATCGTCGCCATGGTGGCCATGGACGACTGGACCGTCACCGACCTGACCCGCCTCGTCCGTTCGTCGGCGAACTTCGCCGAGCTGGGCGACGACGTGATGGCCAACGTGCTCGACCTGCTCGCCGGGCGCTACCCGAGCGAGGAGTTCGCCGAGCTGCGGCCCCGGGTCGTGTGGGACCGCATCGATGAGGTGGTCCGGGCCCGGGCGGGGGCGCAGCGCCTGGCGGTCACCAGCGGGGGCACCATCGTCGACCGGGGGCTGTTCGGGGTGTTCCTCCCCGACGGCACCCGGGTCGGCGAGCTCGACGAGGAGATGGTGTACGAGAGCCGACCGGGCGAGACCTTCCTGCTCGGCGCGTCCACGTGGCGCATCGAGGACATCACCCACGAGCGCGTGGTCGTCACGCCGGCGCCCGGTCAGCCCGGCAAGATGCCGTTCTGGCACGGCGACGGCCCCGGCCGGCCCCTGGAGCTGGGCCGGGCCCTGGGCGCGTTCGTGCGCACGGTGCGGTCGCTGCCCGTCGACGAGGCCACCGCCGTGCTCCACGAGCGCCACCGGCTCGACCCGCTGGCGGCGTCGAACCTGCTCGCCTACCTCGACGAGCAGGCCGAGGCCTGCGACGGGGTCGTGCCCGACGACCGAACGGTCGTGGTCGAGCGCTTCCGCGACGAGATCGGCGACTGGCGGGTGTGCGTGCACACCCCCTTCGGCGCGCAGGTGCACGCCCCCTGGGGCATGGCGCTGCAGGCCCGCCTCGCCGAGCGGTGGGGCGTCGACGTCGAGCTGCTCTGGAGCGACGACGGCATCGTGCTGCGCCTGCCCGAGGCCATCGACACCTTCCCGGTCGACGAGCTGTCCATCGACCCCGCCGAGATCGACGAGCTCGTCATCGCCCAGCTCCCCCAGACGGCCATGTTCGCCGGCCGCTTCCGGGAGTGCGCGGCTCGCGCCCTGCTGCTCCCCCGGCGCCGACCCGACCGGCGCACCCCGCTGTGGCAGCAGCGCCAGCGCGCCGCCGACCTGCTCACCGTTGCCGTCCGCTACCCCGACTTCCCGATCCTGCTCGAGACGACCCGCGAGTGTCTGAACGACGTGTTCGACCTGCCCGCGCTGCGCGAGGTGCTCACCGATCTGCGGTCGCGGAAGGTGAAGGTGGTCGCCGTCGACACCCCGAAGGCGTCGCCCTTCGCCCAGTCGCTGCTCTTCGGCTGGATCGCCGTGTACATGTACGGCGGCGACGCCCCCCTGGCGGAGCGGCGGGCGGCGGCGCTCGCCCTCGACCGCGACCTGCTGCGCGAACTGCTCGGCGCCGAGGAGCTGCGCGACCTGCTCGACCCGGCCGTGCTCGCCGACCTCGAGCTCGAGCTGCAGCGGCTCACCGACGGGCGACGGGCGCGCGACGCCGACGAGGCCCACGACCTGTTGCGGGTGCTCGGGCCGCTGTCGCGCTGGGAGGTCGAGGCCCGCAGCGACCCCGCCGACGGCCGCGGCGAGGCGGCGGTCGGCGAGTGGCTCGCCGAGCTGGTCGAGACCCGCCGGGCGATCGTCGTCACCGTCGCCGGGGAGGAGCGCCTCGCCGCCACCGAGGACGCCGCCCGGCTCCGCGACGCCCTCGGTGTGGCCCTCCCGCCGGGGCTCCCGGCGGCCTTCACCGATCCGGTGGCCGACCCCCTCGGCGACCTGGTGGCCCGCTTCGCCCGCACCCACGGCCCATTCGTCACCCATCAGGTGGCCGGCCGGTACGGCACGAGCGGCGACCGGGTCGGGGCCGTGCTCGAGCGCCTCGAGGCCGAAGGGCGGGTCGTGCGGGGGGAGTTCCGCCCCGACGGGGTCGAGCGGGAATGGGTCGACGACGACGTGTTGCGCCAGCTCCGGCGCCGCTCGTTGGCCGCGCTGCGCCAGGAGGTCGAGCCCGTCGAGGGGGCCGCCCTGGCCCGCTTCCTGCCGTCGTGGCAGGGGGTGGGGTCCACCCGTCGGGGTCTCGACGCACTGGTCGACGCCGTCGGCGTGCTGCAGGGGGCACCGGTGCCGGCCTCGGTGCTCGAGACCGACGTGTTGAGGTCCCGGGTGCCCGACTACCGACCAGCCGACCTCGACGCCCTCATGACCGCCGGCGACGTGGTGTGGGTCGGCGCCGGGGCGGTGGGGGCCGCCGACGGGCGGGTGCGCCTGTTGTTCCGCGACCAGGCGGGCCTGCTCGTGCCCGTCCCCGACCCCATGACCGTCGGGGTGTCGGGCGGCGACGCCGGCGACGACGGGGACGCCGACGACGACGCCGATCCGGCCCGCGCGGTGCGCGCCGCCCTGCACGCGCACCTCCGCGACCGGGGGGCGTCGTTCTGGCCCGACCTCGCCGCCGCCAGCCAGGCGGCCGGTCAGCCCTACGACGACCCGACGCTGCTCCACGCGCTGTGGGAGCTGGTGTGGGCGGGGTTGGTCACCAACGACTCGCTGGGCCCCCTCCGGGCCCTGGTCGCGTCGGGCGGGCGGCGCACGGCGGGCGGGACCCGCCGACCGGCCCGTGGCGGACGACGGGCAGCGGGGCACCTGGCCGCCCGCCGGCCCAACCTGGGCCGCCCCTCCCCCGGGTCGCTCGATCGGCTCGGCCCCCCGGCGGGGGCCGGACGGTGGTCACTCGTGGAACCCCTCCTGGCGCCGACGCCGTCACCGACCGAGATGGCCCACGCCACCGCCCTCCAGCTCCTCGAGCGCCACGGCGTCCTCACCCGCGAGGCCGTGCTCGCCGAGGGCGTCGACGGCGGGTTCGCCGCCGTCTACTCGGTCCTCAAGGCACTCGAGGAGCGGGGGCAGGTGCGTCGGGGCTACTTCGTGTCGGGGCTCGGCGCAGCCCAGTTCGCCCTGCCCGGGGCCGTCGATCGCCTGCGGTCGGCCCGCGAGGCCGCCGAGGGCGACCTGGTGGCCGTCGCGCTGGCCGCCACCGATCCGGCTCAGCCCTACGGCGCCACCCTGCCCTGGCCGGCGTCGGTCGGACGCCCGGCGCGGGCCGCAGGAGCGTTCGTCGTGCTGGCCGCCGGGGAGGCCGTGGTGCACCTCGAACGGGGCGGGCGCAGCCTCACGTCGTTCCCCGCCGCCCACCACCGCTCCCACTGGGCCGACGCGCTCGTCGCCCTCGTGAAGGACGGCCGGCTGGGACGGCTGGAGATCACCCGCATCGACGGTGAGCCGGCGAACGAGTCTCCGCTCGCCGACGTGCTGCGCGCCGCCGGGTTCGCCGACGGCTATCGCGGCCTCACCCTCCGAGCCCGCTGA
- a CDS encoding metal-dependent transcriptional regulator: protein MAPPATREWHPAFEEYCETIFELREDDLDVIQARVAERLDVSRPAVSEMIRRMEKAGLITVDAGAIRLTASGTELAESVVRRHRLAERFLTDILGLSWADAHVEAGRWEHVISPTVEVAMSRVLGDPTTCPHGNPIPGSGYAAPDAVSLDSLAVGSAFTVSRIPEELEFAPGILDFLESSSLLPGHDGVVTAASPDGTTTVEIDGQHVGIGAFASGRILVTAR from the coding sequence ATGGCTCCCCCTGCGACGCGCGAGTGGCACCCGGCCTTCGAGGAGTACTGCGAGACCATCTTCGAGTTGCGCGAGGACGACCTCGACGTCATCCAGGCCCGGGTGGCCGAACGCCTCGACGTGTCCCGCCCGGCGGTGTCGGAGATGATCCGGCGGATGGAGAAGGCGGGTCTGATCACGGTCGACGCCGGTGCCATCCGGCTGACGGCGAGCGGCACCGAACTCGCCGAGTCCGTCGTGCGGCGCCACCGCCTCGCCGAGCGGTTCCTCACCGACATCCTGGGGCTGTCCTGGGCCGACGCGCACGTCGAGGCCGGGCGTTGGGAGCACGTCATCTCCCCCACGGTCGAGGTGGCCATGAGCCGGGTGCTCGGCGATCCGACCACCTGCCCGCACGGCAACCCGATCCCGGGCAGCGGCTACGCCGCGCCCGACGCCGTCAGCCTGGACAGCCTCGCCGTCGGGAGCGCGTTCACGGTGTCGAGGATCCCCGAGGAGCTCGAGTTCGCCCCCGGCATCCTCGACTTCCTCGAGTCGTCGTCCCTCCTCCCGGGCCACGACGGCGTCGTCACCGCGGCGTCGCCCGACGGCACCACCACCGTGGAGATCGACGGCCAGCACGTGGGCATCGGCGCCTTCGCGAGCGGCCGCATCCTCGTCACCGCCCGCTGA
- a CDS encoding AAA family ATPase: protein MANHPDLAAEQAYLDRAHACLEATRQAATKLTSMVEVGRGGTEQARYEREVIIDTVVNRLHQLQLGDAALCFGRIDRPDDRVGGTDGPGGHDGGGDGAAPVESFYIGRIAVSDEDQEPVIVDWRAPVAEPFYRATGREPMGLARRRHFATRGRTLLGIEDELFGDALAQFGIAADDPSADRPEITGQGALFTALETARTGRLGDIVATIQGEQDEIIRGALPGVLVVQGGPGTGKTVVALHRAAYLLYTHRFPLEGQGVLVIGPNRLFLGYIEQVLPSLGEAGVELAVLADLVPEGRIQGYDRGLTARVKGDPRMTRFLARAVTDREQPLRRDLQVGYGLQRLVLRRDRSARIVQEARRRYRRHNAGRRFVETEVFAELAASGRGELSASEVRDRLRRDPSVREALEWMWPVLTPSQLLHDLFGAPGLLRHAGRDLLDDDEWRSLQRARSEHVAEVTWTNDDAPLLDEARAILGPKPRRGRTGGGGDDETRTYGHIVVDEAQDLSPMQLRMLERRSLNGSMTIVGDIAQATGQWAHASWDEILERLPDRRPPRRAELTLGYRLPAPIMALAARVLRHAAPDITPPRSVREDGAEPVVIPAPPGQLVTAAVAATLAERRAVDPGQVAVICPGSLVEAVCAGLAAAEVPFGRATRSGLDQQVTVVEVGLVKGLEVDAAVVVEPARIVDEEAQGERALYVALTRATKRLAVVHEAALPQCLAEP from the coding sequence ATGGCCAACCACCCCGACCTCGCCGCCGAGCAGGCCTACCTCGACCGGGCCCACGCCTGTCTGGAGGCCACCCGTCAGGCGGCCACGAAGCTCACGTCCATGGTCGAGGTGGGCCGGGGGGGCACCGAGCAGGCCCGCTACGAGCGCGAGGTCATCATCGACACGGTGGTGAACCGCCTCCACCAGCTCCAGCTCGGCGACGCCGCCCTGTGCTTCGGGCGCATCGACCGGCCCGACGACCGGGTCGGAGGCACCGACGGCCCCGGGGGCCATGACGGGGGCGGCGACGGGGCCGCGCCGGTCGAGAGCTTCTACATCGGGCGCATCGCGGTGAGCGACGAGGACCAGGAACCGGTCATCGTCGACTGGCGGGCCCCGGTGGCCGAGCCCTTCTACCGCGCCACCGGCCGGGAGCCGATGGGCCTCGCCCGGCGCCGCCACTTCGCCACCCGGGGTCGGACGCTGCTCGGGATCGAGGACGAGCTGTTCGGCGACGCGCTGGCCCAGTTCGGCATCGCCGCCGACGACCCGTCGGCCGACCGTCCCGAGATCACCGGGCAGGGCGCGCTGTTCACCGCGCTGGAGACGGCCCGCACCGGGCGACTCGGCGACATCGTCGCCACCATCCAGGGTGAGCAGGACGAGATCATCCGGGGGGCGCTGCCCGGCGTGCTGGTGGTGCAGGGAGGGCCGGGCACCGGCAAGACGGTGGTGGCCCTGCACCGGGCCGCCTACCTGCTCTACACCCACCGGTTCCCGCTCGAGGGCCAGGGGGTGCTGGTGATCGGGCCGAACCGGCTCTTCCTCGGCTACATCGAGCAGGTGCTGCCGTCGCTCGGCGAGGCCGGAGTCGAGCTCGCGGTGCTCGCCGACCTGGTCCCCGAGGGCCGCATCCAGGGCTACGACCGGGGCCTCACCGCCCGAGTGAAGGGCGACCCCCGCATGACGCGGTTCCTGGCCCGAGCCGTCACCGACCGCGAGCAGCCCCTGCGCCGCGACCTGCAGGTGGGCTACGGGCTCCAGCGCCTCGTGCTGCGCCGCGACCGCAGCGCCCGCATCGTGCAGGAGGCCCGGCGGCGGTACCGGCGCCACAACGCCGGGCGTCGCTTCGTCGAGACCGAGGTGTTCGCCGAGCTGGCGGCGTCGGGCCGGGGCGAGCTGTCCGCCTCGGAGGTGCGCGACCGTCTCCGCCGGGATCCCTCGGTGCGCGAGGCCCTGGAGTGGATGTGGCCGGTCCTCACCCCCTCCCAGCTGCTCCACGACCTCTTCGGCGCTCCCGGCCTGCTCCGCCACGCGGGGCGCGACCTGCTCGACGACGACGAGTGGCGTTCCCTGCAACGGGCCCGGTCCGAGCACGTGGCCGAGGTGACGTGGACCAACGACGACGCCCCGCTGCTCGACGAGGCCCGGGCCATCCTCGGCCCCAAGCCCAGGCGGGGACGCACGGGCGGGGGCGGCGACGACGAGACCCGCACCTACGGCCACATCGTCGTCGACGAGGCCCAGGACCTCTCCCCCATGCAGCTGCGCATGCTCGAGCGCCGCTCGCTCAACGGGTCCATGACCATCGTGGGCGACATCGCCCAGGCCACCGGGCAGTGGGCCCACGCCTCGTGGGACGAGATCCTCGAACGTCTCCCGGACCGCCGCCCGCCGCGTCGCGCCGAACTCACCCTCGGCTACCGGCTCCCGGCGCCCATCATGGCCCTGGCCGCCCGGGTGCTGCGCCACGCCGCCCCGGACATCACCCCACCCCGCTCGGTGCGCGAGGACGGCGCCGAGCCGGTGGTGATCCCTGCGCCGCCGGGCCAGCTCGTCACCGCCGCGGTGGCCGCCACCCTGGCCGAGCGCCGGGCGGTCGACCCCGGGCAGGTGGCGGTGATCTGCCCCGGGTCGCTGGTCGAGGCGGTGTGCGCCGGCCTCGCCGCCGCCGAGGTCCCCTTCGGCCGGGCCACCCGCAGCGGGCTCGACCAGCAGGTCACCGTGGTCGAGGTCGGACTGGTGAAGGGGCTCGAGGTCGACGCCGCGGTGGTCGTCGAGCCCGCCCGGATCGTCGACGAGGAGGCCCAGGGGGAGCGGGCTCTCTACGTGGCGCTCACCCGGGCCACGAAGCGCTTGGCCGTGGTCCACGAGGCCGCGCTGCCACAGTGCCTCGCCGAGCCCTGA
- the hemE gene encoding uroporphyrinogen decarboxylase codes for MPPDEPLPPFLRACRGVPGGPGDRVPVWFMRQAGRSLPEYRAVRGEGSILDAIADPELSAEITLQPVRRYGVDAAILYSDIVVPVHAVGFGVDVAPGVGPVVERPFRSATDLERLRPLDPEADTPYVLETVRILRRELSVPLIGFAGAPFTVASYLIEGRPSRTYGLTKALMHGDPALWHALMDRLVDLASTSLRSQVDNGAAAVQIFDSWAGALSPPVYQQFVLPHSRRLFDSVADLGVPRIHFGVGTGELLGLMAAAGADVVGVDWRVPIDLARTRVPAGVALQGNLDPALCLAPWDAVAEGTRDVLTRNAGHPGHIFNLGHGVLPELDPEVLGRVVDLVHAEGRCDGPT; via the coding sequence GTGCCGCCCGACGAGCCCCTCCCTCCGTTCCTCCGGGCCTGCCGTGGCGTCCCCGGCGGCCCGGGTGACCGCGTGCCGGTGTGGTTCATGCGCCAGGCCGGGCGTTCGTTGCCCGAGTACCGGGCCGTGCGCGGCGAGGGCAGCATCCTCGACGCCATCGCCGACCCCGAGCTCTCCGCCGAGATCACCCTCCAGCCGGTGCGGCGCTACGGGGTGGACGCCGCGATCCTCTACTCCGACATCGTCGTGCCGGTGCACGCCGTCGGTTTCGGCGTCGACGTCGCTCCCGGGGTCGGCCCGGTCGTCGAGCGGCCCTTCCGATCGGCCACCGACCTCGAGCGGCTGCGCCCCCTCGACCCCGAAGCCGACACCCCCTACGTCCTCGAGACCGTCCGCATCCTGCGCCGCGAGCTGTCGGTGCCGCTCATCGGGTTCGCCGGCGCCCCCTTCACCGTGGCCAGCTACCTGATCGAGGGCCGCCCCTCACGGACCTACGGACTCACCAAGGCGCTCATGCACGGCGACCCCGCCCTGTGGCACGCCCTCATGGACCGCCTCGTCGACCTCGCCTCGACCTCCCTGCGCTCCCAGGTCGACAACGGCGCGGCGGCGGTGCAGATCTTCGACAGCTGGGCGGGGGCGCTCAGCCCGCCCGTGTACCAGCAGTTCGTCCTCCCCCACAGCCGTCGGCTGTTCGACTCCGTGGCCGACCTCGGGGTGCCGCGCATCCACTTCGGGGTGGGCACCGGTGAGCTGCTCGGCCTCATGGCCGCGGCCGGCGCCGACGTCGTGGGCGTCGACTGGCGCGTCCCGATCGACCTCGCCCGCACCCGGGTGCCCGCCGGCGTGGCGCTGCAGGGCAACCTCGACCCGGCCCTGTGCCTCGCCCCCTGGGACGCGGTGGCCGAGGGCACGCGCGACGTGCTGACCCGCAACGCCGGCCACCCCGGCCACATCTTCAACCTCGGCCACGGGGTGCTCCCCGAGCTCGACCCGGAGGTGCTCGGACGGGTCGTCGACCTGGTCCACGCCGAGGGCCGCTGCGACGGGCCGACATGA
- the hemH gene encoding ferrochelatase, translated as MAAAPLGLLVMAYGTPRTPDDVEAYYTHIRRGRPPTPELLAELVGRYDAIGGISPLAALTEAQRSALAAALEERRPGGWIVALGQKHAAPFIEDGVAELAAAGCTDVVGLVLAPHYSGFSVGQYQQRAVDAAAEHGVTVHRVDTWHTEPAYLDFLAGAVREARAGLPERHKVLFTAHSLPERVLADDPYPDLLRESAALVAEQVGLLPWPEWALAWQSAGRTPEPWRGPDVLDVIRELAATGSADGVLVCAQGFTADHLEVLYDLDIEAAGVAADLGLAFARTRSLNADPTVMGALADLVVATGERGAER; from the coding sequence ATGGCCGCCGCCCCCCTCGGCCTGCTGGTCATGGCCTACGGCACGCCCCGCACGCCCGACGACGTCGAGGCCTACTACACCCACATCCGACGCGGTCGGCCACCCACCCCGGAGCTGCTCGCCGAGCTCGTCGGGCGCTACGACGCCATCGGCGGCATCTCCCCGTTGGCCGCGCTCACCGAGGCGCAGCGCAGCGCGCTCGCCGCCGCGCTCGAGGAGCGTCGCCCCGGTGGATGGATCGTGGCGCTCGGCCAGAAGCACGCTGCGCCGTTCATCGAGGACGGCGTCGCCGAGCTCGCCGCCGCCGGGTGCACCGACGTCGTCGGGCTCGTCCTGGCGCCGCACTACTCGGGGTTCAGCGTCGGCCAGTACCAGCAGCGGGCCGTCGACGCCGCCGCCGAGCACGGCGTCACGGTGCACCGCGTCGACACCTGGCACACCGAGCCCGCCTACCTCGACTTCCTGGCCGGGGCGGTGCGCGAGGCCCGCGCCGGGCTCCCCGAGCGCCACAAGGTGCTCTTCACCGCCCACTCCCTCCCGGAGCGGGTGCTCGCCGACGACCCCTACCCCGACCTGCTCCGCGAGAGCGCCGCGCTGGTCGCCGAACAGGTGGGCCTGCTCCCGTGGCCCGAGTGGGCGTTGGCGTGGCAGAGCGCAGGACGGACCCCCGAACCGTGGCGGGGCCCCGACGTCCTCGACGTCATCCGGGAGCTGGCCGCCACCGGCTCCGCCGACGGCGTGCTGGTGTGCGCGCAGGGCTTCACGGCCGACCATCTCGAGGTCCTCTACGACCTCGACATCGAGGCGGCCGGGGTGGCCGCCGACCTCGGTCTCGCCTTCGCCCGCACCCGCTCGCTGAACGCCGACCCGACGGTGATGGGCGCGCTGGCCGACCTCGTCGTCGCGACCGGGGAGCGCGGTGCCGAGCGCTGA
- the hemG gene encoding protoporphyrinogen oxidase, whose translation MPSAEPGRRLVVVGAGITGLTAAFTAATRHPDWTVTLLEASGRVGGKILTEPFAGRPVDCGADAFLARVPEAIELCEELGLGSVLTSPARRSALVFAGGALRPLPDGLVLGVPTDLDALADSGIVSDDGVERARRDLTTTEWLPDEPEGDAEADGDESVGGLVRRRMGDEVFERLVAPLLSGVNAGDADLLSVAAGAAQLGAAARTDPSLVAGLRAQAERARAAGADPDAPVFRGIPVGTQTLTDLLLARLVAGGVAVHLSCPVEGIERGEPAPWLVRTPSGPLEADAVVVTAPAPVASRLVAPHAPAAGAGLAALEYASVAMVTMAVRRPDLGRPLDASGFLVAAGERLGALTACSWASAKWAHLDDPDLAVLRVSAGRHGDTAALALDDDELVRVLVDDLATTMGLAGAPVEARVTRWVDALPQFHPGHLGRLRTWRGELASEASGLVVAGAACDGLGLPACIRQGRAAVAQVAGG comes from the coding sequence GTGCCGAGCGCTGAGCCGGGCCGACGCCTCGTCGTCGTGGGGGCCGGCATCACCGGCCTGACCGCCGCCTTCACGGCGGCCACCCGGCACCCCGACTGGACGGTGACCCTCCTGGAGGCGTCCGGTCGGGTCGGCGGAAAGATCCTCACCGAGCCCTTCGCCGGCCGCCCGGTCGACTGCGGCGCCGACGCCTTCCTCGCCCGGGTGCCCGAAGCGATCGAGTTGTGCGAGGAGCTCGGCCTCGGGTCCGTGCTCACGTCACCGGCCCGGCGCTCGGCACTGGTGTTCGCCGGGGGGGCGCTGCGCCCGCTGCCCGACGGACTGGTGCTCGGCGTGCCGACCGACCTCGACGCCCTCGCGGACTCCGGGATCGTGAGCGACGACGGCGTCGAACGGGCCCGCCGTGACCTCACCACCACCGAATGGTTGCCCGACGAACCGGAGGGCGACGCCGAGGCCGACGGCGACGAGTCCGTCGGCGGCCTCGTCCGGCGGCGGATGGGCGACGAGGTCTTCGAGCGGTTGGTCGCCCCGCTCCTCTCGGGGGTGAACGCCGGCGACGCCGACCTCCTGAGCGTGGCGGCGGGCGCCGCCCAGCTGGGTGCCGCCGCCCGCACGGACCCGAGCCTGGTGGCCGGCCTCCGGGCCCAGGCCGAGCGGGCCCGTGCCGCCGGAGCCGATCCCGACGCCCCGGTCTTCAGGGGCATCCCGGTGGGCACCCAGACCCTCACCGACCTCTTGTTGGCCCGGCTCGTCGCCGGCGGAGTGGCCGTCCACCTGTCCTGTCCGGTGGAGGGCATCGAGCGTGGGGAGCCCGCCCCATGGCTGGTCCGCACCCCGTCGGGCCCGCTGGAGGCCGACGCCGTCGTGGTCACCGCGCCGGCACCGGTCGCCTCCCGGCTCGTCGCCCCGCACGCGCCGGCTGCGGGCGCGGGCCTCGCTGCGCTCGAGTACGCGTCGGTGGCCATGGTGACGATGGCCGTGCGCCGCCCCGACCTCGGTCGTCCGCTCGACGCGTCGGGGTTCCTCGTGGCGGCGGGGGAGCGTCTGGGCGCGCTGACGGCGTGCTCGTGGGCCTCGGCCAAGTGGGCGCACCTCGACGACCCCGATCTCGCCGTCCTGCGCGTCTCCGCGGGCCGTCACGGCGACACCGCCGCGCTCGCGCTCGACGACGACGAGCTGGTCCGGGTGCTCGTCGACGACCTGGCCACCACGATGGGCCTCGCCGGCGCCCCGGTCGAGGCCCGGGTGACACGGTGGGTCGACGCCCTGCCCCAGTTCCACCCCGGCCACCTGGGCCGCCTCCGGACCTGGCGGGGTGAGCTCGCCTCGGAGGCCTCCGGCCTCGTCGTCGCCGGTGCGGCCTGCGACGGCCTCGGCCTGCCCGCCTGCATCCGCCAGGGGCGGGCGGCGGTGGCGCAGGTGGCCGGCGGGTGA